CCGCGCGGCGGCGGGCGCCGCCAGCAACGCTCACGCGCACAGCAGGCCGAGCAGGCGGCCCGGCCACCCGACGAAGTCCCTGACGCGCGCCCGGGTCACCACGAGAAGCTCACCCCCATCAGGATCATGCGCGGATCCTCCACGTAGCTCGGGTTGACCCGGCCCTTGGCGTATTCCTCGGAATCCGTGGTGAGCAGCTCTCCCATGCCCTCGCCGTCGAGATACCAGTCCCCGTAGTCGAACTCCCATTCGGGGTTGTAGTCGCCCACCTTGTAGCCGTCGCCGGTCCAGCTGTTCACGCGCCGGTAGTCCCTGTGGTTGAAAAGGTTGCGGACCTCGACGAAGAAGGTCAGCCGCTGCCTGCGCGTCAGGTTCCAGAACTTGTTCAAACGCAGGTTGAGCATGCTCTTGGCCGGGCCCAGCCCCGAGTTGTAGTCGCCGTCGATGTAGTCGCCGTTGATCGGATTGTCGGGATCGGCGAAGGCGCGCGGCGTGTAGCGCTGGCCGGACTCGGCGCTGAAGAGCAGGTTGAGGCTCCAGTTTGGCGGCAGGGTCAGGCCGAGCAGGCGCGGCCGCTCCCTCTCGAAGACGGAGAAGTCCAGATTGACCGAGACCCGCCACGGCTTGTCCCAGAGCAGGGGCGTGCGCGCCAGGCCGCCGGCGTTGGTCGCCGTCGAGGAGCTGCCCTCGTAGACCGTCTCCAGGTAGCCCTGGTCGGCGTCGCTGTTGGTGCCCGTGCTGCTGGACAGTTCGAGGCTGGCCGAGCCGGAGAGGAAACGGGTCGTGCGCTTGATCACCGTGAGCTCGACGCCCAGGCTGCGCGCCGAGTCGCCGTTGAAGTAGCGCACCGGTTCGATGGTCACGGTGCCCTCGTCGTTGGGGTCGGGCGTGTCGGCGGCGCCGATGTCCACCGTGTTCATGCGCACCGACTTGGCGTAGCCGAAGATGTCGCGGTTGAAGAAGGTGACGCCCACGCTCCACAGGCCTGGGAACTCGTGCTGGATGCCCGTCTCGTACTCGACGGTGATCTTGGGGTCCAGGTTGGGATTGCCCAGCAGCTGGATCTCGCTGGCGGACTGGGCCTGCAGCTGCGGATAGACGTAGGCGTAGCGCGGCCACTGTGAGAAGTGGCCGTAATTGAAGAAGAACTTGTCCTTCTCGGTGACCGGGAAACTCACGCCGAGGCGCGGCGAGACGCGCATCTTCCAGCTGCGCAGCCAGAACTCCACCGTGTTGTCGTAGAACTCGTCCTTCATCTCCGGCGTGATGAAGAGGTACTCCGAGTTGTGATCCATCACGTGTTCTACTTCCCTGCCGGGCGCCCAGGCGTCCAGGCGCAGGCCGGCGTTCACGACCATGCCCCGGTAGTTGACCGTGTCCTGGAAGTAGACCGCCCCCTCGATGGGATGCACCTTGAAGATGTCCTCGTTGAAGGCCAGCTTGCCCGAGGGCGGGATCCGGAGGTTCGTCTGCAGGTCGATCAGCTGCATCTCGGTGATCGAGAACTCCAGGCCCGTCTTGAGCTGGTTGGTCTCGCTGGCGACCCAGGCGTAGGAGCTCTTGAGCGTCCAGGACTCGGAGTAGTGGTCGTGCCAGCGGTCGCTGCTGCCCAGGGCCAGGCCGCTGGGCGAAGGCGGCGAGTCGTACTCGGGGTAGGTGGTGAATTCGTCGTTGCCGATCAGGTTGGCGTGCATGCGGCTGAAGTTGCGGCCCAGGCTTATCTCGAAGAAGTCCTTCTCGCCGACCACC
Above is a genomic segment from bacterium containing:
- a CDS encoding TonB-dependent receptor; translated protein: MKPVPTRSFLLFVAALSLSASLAPVARGQMPEPPAARPAMIKGQVRDAESGEILPYTNVYIAGSSIGTIALQDGKFFLGGLRPGTYTVRASYISYALGSETVSVAAGEVAAIEFLLDVEAIYTDPIQVSAERRLIEVELTGSAHRMTADQMAAMPLDNIVEMIAHQPGVTLQDNEIHIRGGRADDTQFIVDGISVNDPLAGGGYGYTIDPSIINEIEVLTGGFNAEYGQAVSGVVNVSTKEGGDRWSGKMSWKRDHFLGRAGGFGLGEMAALAIPPLSMGLGEEADLGTEPDYHELDAFDKAQNIDVVKMSLSGPDPLSDALDAIGLGLPGTQYLLLSGSMDVRDGYLPIYSRTKRLETPLYDVDWMSPRQQNDWNGLAKWTWNVDPRHKISFNATRQMAVSQGFRLPGEGYPRPFMDSLDNALVFTNENILNQLYYRWVVGEKDFFEISLGRNFSRMHANLIGNDEFTTYPEYDSPPSPSGLALGSSDRWHDHYSESWTLKSSYAWVASETNQLKTGLEFSITEMQLIDLQTNLRIPPSGKLAFNEDIFKVHPIEGAVYFQDTVNYRGMVVNAGLRLDAWAPGREVEHVMDHNSEYLFITPEMKDEFYDNTVEFWLRSWKMRVSPRLGVSFPVTEKDKFFFNYGHFSQWPRYAYVYPQLQAQSASEIQLLGNPNLDPKITVEYETGIQHEFPGLWSVGVTFFNRDIFGYAKSVRMNTVDIGAADTPDPNDEGTVTIEPVRYFNGDSARSLGVELTVIKRTTRFLSGSASLELSSSTGTNSDADQGYLETVYEGSSSTATNAGGLARTPLLWDKPWRVSVNLDFSVFERERPRLLGLTLPPNWSLNLLFSAESGQRYTPRAFADPDNPINGDYIDGDYNSGLGPAKSMLNLRLNKFWNLTRRQRLTFFVEVRNLFNHRDYRRVNSWTGDGYKVGDYNPEWEFDYGDWYLDGEGMGELLTTDSEEYAKGRVNPSYVEDPRMILMGVSFSW